The nucleotide sequence TAATTTCTAAATAAACTTAATTTACCTGCCTTGTTCTCCGTCCGCCGTTCTTGCTGCATTTAAATCACACCACGAGGTCTGGTCTACACGAGGTCTGGTCTACCCGAGGCCGGAAGGTGAACATTAACGCTTTCAAACTGGACCGCGAGCACCGTagatgcatatttaactagggAGGATGTCCCTTTGCTATCCACTCCTCACCTCTTTTCCCGCGCTCCGCCACCACCACTCGTCTCCGATCCGAAAATTTCAAAAgatgcaactctcttctggctggactaccggcatctgccaccagacccctgcaactcattcagaatgctgcggctcgtctggtcttcaacctccccagacactcccctgctcactaccctccactggctgcctgttatagctcgcatcaaatttaaaacattggtcctagcataccaggcagtcaagggatcagccccagcatacctacacaagatattcaaaccctacatgccagccagatccctatgttctgctacctcaggacgcctagcacctccccctcttcgcacctgcacttccagaacacgtctcctgtctgttctggccccacgatggtggaatgacctccctgtggaggtcagaacagcggAGAcgctgacccatttcaaacgacgactgaagactcacctcttcaggctgcacctctccccatccctccctaacCCCCTgcaaatgactgtaagcttagggttgtaactaggcagctgtttcgtaggtgacttaggtgcattaactgtcttaactactgcttgtattttttccatagactgcgttttTGCCGTTCTCGTtattagtgttaatcagtttaaccttcagggtccaagttgaactatgcggttgttctaggggtttcgtcatacttgttcctggttatggttatacactttgttgtacgtcgctctggataagagcgtctgccaaatgcctgtaatgtaaatgtaatgaacaTTAGACAATCGTATTTTAGCCTACTTCATGGTAGCCTATTTACAAGATGAGACGGAAACACAGTcaattcaacagaaaaaaaaacatgtaattgtCTAATTCCGCAATCTTCTGTtcataattttctatttttgaacAATAGCCtatcacacgtccacacaataaagccccgaGGTTAGGGGATTTATGGCAAccccttttaacatttaatagcctgCCCGGGTTCACATTAGCCTACTGAtatctgtaattcatttatgacGAGTCAAAATGCTACtttaagatatctctaattagctacattttgactagtcaaaacgcTAATTTAAGATATTTCTGATTACATTTTGACAAGTAAGATTTCGCCATTAAGTTCTATGAAACTCCAATTAAAGATATCTCAgattcagttttgactatctaAAACGTGAATTCTAGATATCTCCATTTAAAGTATGACTTTGTGCGCAAATATATTCCACCCCCACTGCGATGTTAAGAATGTTGGCGAATTGGTCACGTGGCAGGGCAATGTAAGGGGAAAGCAAGCTGTGCCAAATATGCAGGAGAACATGAATACGAGGCTCGGCCATCTGAAGTGCAAGATAACGTTGCTTCCATCTTGTGCTGAGAAGCTGAACCGCAAGTCATCTAGCGTCTTGGAGAACAGCAGCATCAATTATACACACAATATAGAAAGCCTTGGGCATGCACCACTGATAGACAATTTCCAAGAGCATCATAATATTTGCAGTAACAATTAAGGTACATGCACCCATTGAGcccatttcaaatatgtatttgaattatgaaagaaaacaaatgtgtgctATTAAATGCCTTTACCAATTTAAGCCATGTCAGTTTTTATTCTTATATGATTGTCACTATTGAATTATGGATGATTATGTGCACATACCTCCTGCCAAACACTTTGCAAgtcaaaagaaaatggcagaaagATTACATTTCTCTGGATTTTAACATGATATTAAGTGATTGTTTTGATATTTGTACATGACATCTGATTAcccataaaacaaatattttttcagataaaaacagtTTCAGAGTCATCAGACACAGCTCAGGGCACAGTAAAAACACTAGGGACAACTTTGTGTGGAGAAACAacagatttatattttactctaaaatgtacatttttaatgtaacagATTAATAGTTAAATATGAATTGTATCATTCCTTTTTTAACCATGAAACACAATTAAGCCCACCATGCTCCTATTAGGCCAAGTTGATAATAATCTATTGAAATAAATGGTAGAATAGTGGTTTTGATTTTGCTCACAAAGTTAACttaaacacaaataataaaggcaagttgttttttaaaatatgagagatgcctaaaacatttaaaaaatgatttttgtccatGCATTCTAGAGGCCTGTCACCATAAGAGAGCACAACTTGAAACATCCCTGCATTGACTGTTCTGAAGCAGAACGGAAATGGTTAAGAGTAGTGAATAGTCGGAAACATCAAAGATGTAAGTGCTGCTATGGGTTTGCACCACTGCAAGTTATTtcactagtttttttttgttttgtttttactgtaccATGAAGTAAGCCTGCTATGTCAGAAAACCCAAAAGGGGCGAcagagctcaggaggtaagaccgattgtctggcagtcggagggttgccggttcaaaccgcgccctgggtgtgtcgaagtgtccttgagcaagacacctaacccctaactgctctggcgaatgagaggcatcaattgtaaagcgctttggataaaagcgctatataaatgcagtccatttaccatttttttatttcataaatgaaaatgcatgtttaaGGAGTAATCTGGTGTCATGTTCAAATATCATTACATGAATTTCTTAATTCACTTTACAATTCAGTacctggaaaataaaatgtgtgaaatgtaatcTGCAAAGGGTCCCCTCCACAGCAGAGTTCTTGCACAACTTCAGTGCCAAACATTAGTTTAAAAATCTTTACAGAAATATgcttgaataaattaaatgaaatctaGATATACAAGCAAATGTCAGTTACAAAGGATATTAAAATTTAACgaaatgaaacaattaacaaagggaAATGAGGCAAACAATACACATGCCTAATCTTGACACTTTCCAAGTCATTACTGTTTATACAAGTTTATTTTAAGTaacatgttttgaaatataaaatgtaattactggAGAAGTAATCTTCAATCATTCAAAAATGAGGGtatttccatttacattttggcgcacagtgacatcatttatacacagcatttaaaaagcCATGCAGTACTGATGAACAATTTTCAGCTAAGAACATAAGATTCATGCATTACTAAATGTGCTAAAAGGGACTGAGtgagtcattacattacattacattacaggcatttagcagacgctcttatccagagcaacgtacaacaagtgcattagttcaaggtgcagaggtgcaaaagaaacacactagagtgaagtaaagatcatagtgccagaagtgacaaCATAGATCacgactccaaccctgtagagtaacctgttcagcaaacaacaatcctaccaagtacaaactagcactggaatcacatttgcctaatcagtcAGATGTGTTTCAAATAAATTGACCCCCTATAATCAGTCTCCATTGCAGTTACAATGAAAATAACGTTCAagatctttttatttaacaagtaattaaaatatcaataaaatcaTTGAAAACGCGAGGTTGACGGTGAAGGAGATACATAGTGATGCACTAATACACTGAAATGCTCCACACTTTAGCCCTCTGTGTCCGAGGTATCTGAATCAGAGGGGGAGGTGGACTCTACATCTGTAGCAGAAACTTCCTCAGATGTTTCTGTGTCCGAGAGCTCCTGCTTTCTCCGATTCCTTTTCCTCCCTGGTTTCCTGTGTGGTCTGCTGTGTGCACCACACCTGAGGCTTCATCCCATATGGGCAGTGAGATGCGCTTTGGTACGAAATCTGGAGGGGCACTGCAGGCAGGGAAATGGGTCTTTCATCTGTGTGAATCAGCATGTGGGCTTTCAGATGCTGTTTTTGCTTGaatttagatttgcaatcagaAGATTCAAATAGCCGGCGATCTGAATGCACTCCTTTTTGATAGAACTGATAACACATGACTTACAGGGTACGGTGCCTTGGATATGTACTTCACTGCATTTCCTCAGGCTGTCTGAAATATTAAGTTTACGTTTACACtttggacattttatttttggctttgaCAATTTTCTTAAGTGTACATGCTGGTGTAAATGTATTCTTCCTCGAGTTCTGAAGCCACGTTTGCATAAGCAACACTTCCAGAACTCTTTTTCGCTTGAACTGCACTTAGGTGTCAAAACTATTTTTCCATTCAGCACATCTCCCTTCTGCAAATGCAAGATCTGTTTTTCTCCACAGAGTCTGCAAAATGAAAGTTGTTTCAACTGCTCTACAATGTATGGGTCATTTTCATGCATTATTGTGGGGACTTTTAATGTATCATGACTACTGAAGCACTTTTCACCTTGGCTGTATTGGAATGATTGTTGTGCTGCTTGCTTCTGAGCAACTTCCTTCTGATTTAACATAGGACTTATCTGAGTGGCCGTCTGGACAGAGGGATCCTGTGCTGTCCTAACTTGATGACTGAAACCAGATGGGAATATCTGCTGAACTGGGACAGGGGCCTCTTGTTGGGGGTCTGATGCAATCATATTGGATGGGCGCTGAAATTCATCGCTAGTTTGAGAGTTTGAAGGGGGAGGTGATTTTAAGTGACTAGTGTCACTTCttgaaaagcaatgaaaagcCCAATTGGGATCCTCATCTTTCAAATATGATTCAGCTTTAAAGTCCACAGATTTGGTGCACTCTGGCACATTTTTAGGAaagctttttttgtcattgcatATATTATCTGTGTTGGCAATCTTCGACTGAGTCTGCAAACTATGGGAAGCCCAAATGGGATCCACAGAAACCCTGCAGTCAGACCTCCCATCGGTATAGATTTCCTGCTTTATAGAATTTACAGTCCAAACAGGATCCTCTTTTTTCACCCCAAGACACTCGGCATTCACTTCCCTTTCGTGTTTTACATGAAACGTATTTTGTAAATCATTTCTTAGTCCTGGGGAGATTTCTAGATTTCTTGAATCTGGCTTTACAGCCTTCTCCTGTTTCCTCACAAAATGATGATCAATCTCCATCTGAGAAGACTCCAGTCTGATTTGGGTTTTCACAAACCTCTTTCCTGATTTATGAATATTCTCCCTTTCAGCTTTGTTCACTTCCTGCCGTTCATTTTTAATATGCCCCAAAGCCTCAGACAACATGACTTCGCCCTCTTCCATGTCCCGAggttcacattttatttttttattttcaatttctaTCTGAGAAACACAAATGGGCTTCTTTAGGTAATCAGTTCTCGCAACTTTGTCGCTTACATGCTGGTGAACTTCACTTTCAAAACTTGCATTAAACTGGTTTTGTGAAAACCCCACACCCTTTGACCAAATTACATCAAGCCCCAACAACTCTTTTGAATCTGCAGAACTGAGTTTATCGATATGTTGGTGAACGTCTTTAAAACTCTCCCTCCATGTGTGAAACTGGTCTTGTGATAAACCCATACCCTCTGACCAAAACCcatcttccttttttatatCCTGAggttcaaattttaatttttgacCTTCCATGTTTACCTGGGGACTATGATGGTTTTCAGCAGACATGGCTTTGAACAATTCCTTTGAATCCAAACAATCCGGTTTAATATCCTCATTACTAGTATGTTGGCAATCACCCTTTTTCAGACTCTCCCTCCATAAATCAAACTGTGGTAAACCCATACCCTCTGACCAAAACCcatcttccttttttatatCCTGAggttcaaattttaatttttgacCTTCCATCTTTACCTGGGGACTATGGTCGTTTTCAGCAGACATGGCTTTGAACAATTCTTTTGAATCCAAACAATCCGGTTTAATATCCTCATTACTAGTATGTTGGCAATCACTTTCTTTCAGACTCTCCATCCATACATCAAACTGTGGTAAACTCTCACCCTCTGACCAAAATGCATCTTCCCCTTTGATATCCTGAGGTTTATGTTTTAATTCTCTACTTTCCATCTCTATATGGGAAGCACAAAAAACACGGCGGTTTTCAAGAGGTGTGGAATGTGGCAAATCTTTCAAATCCAGATTCTCGTGTTTATAATATTTGTCATTTCCTTGATGACAAGCATTTCCAATCAAACTCCCTTTCCTATTAACAAATGGATCACCTGACAAACCAGAGCCCTCCAACttctcattttccttttcagtaGAATCACATTTCCACTGAGGATTCCTCACACAGTATCCAGCTTGAGTTGACAATCCAGCTTTGGAGGTATGAGTCAATATTTTTGTCTCCTGTTTGACTGGAGGTGGTTCCTGACCGACAAGATTTTTTTGTACCTCATGACTGAACTCCTGACCAGCATCTCCTGTTTTGTCATTACTGACATGATCGAGACCCGTCATCCAGTAATCAAAGATCTGCTCAACTTCAGTGTATCCACTGCAGGCATCATTCAATATGCCAGGGGACATATTGCCACCAACAAGCAATCCAAAGCTTTTCGAATTTCCCAGTATCCCTTGCATAACTCCATGCTTTCCTGTCTGGTTCAGTATGAATGTATCTTGAGATTGATCTGGTGTGTTCCGGTTTTGAGGTTGGTGTACTGTGGTCACGTGTTGAGACGTTCCATTCTCTCCACTTCCTCTGGTGATGCTACTGTTTGCTTGCATCTTCTGTCACATCCATGGGAGTACACCTTCCTGAATGAAAGCACAGAAATGTTTAAGGATTTTTGAATGCAATATCACACTAAAAGGAGCTCTGATAAAGGGACagtccacattttgttacattacagccttattctaaaattgattaaattaatttttattttcataaatctacacacaatgccccaaatttgttattttttttttttttttttactaatgagTATATTGAATAGGAAAAATATAGGggaaaaaacttgaaaaaggGAAGACACCAGTTACATGTAATTTACGCTAAACTTCTGACAGAAAATTAATAGTTTTATAATGCCCATTCATTTAAGATAGTGTCATATTGTTCGAGTGGAATATTGTTTAGGAGTCGTTCAATTATAACGTTAACTTAATAGTGGTTTTATCGACGGGACTTttaatacattacaggcatttagcagacgcaccTATCCAAAAAACcttttacgtagcatttacactgcatccatttatgcagttGAATAGGtctatatactaaagcaattcagTTTAAGCACCTTGGCTCAAAGGCAGGTCCACAACGTTCAGTGTCCAACCCGGGAATAAAACCTATTAcgtttaggttacaagcccagttccttacacATTATAGGCCTACACTGCCCCCTCGAATGCTGTTATCTCgggaaaacaacatttgttatttaaatattaactaAATAATAACTCGCGACCtcgagaaaaataagaaaattaacTCGTTATCACAGGAAAACAGAGTGAATAAAATGTACGAATACCTGGCCTTTTAGGGCTTCCGTAGCCTACTACTTAATTCATACTTCAGTGGATCATTCCGTCCGAATGAGAGGAGCCACAATCAAGCATGCACGTGAAATAAAGCTAAgttttcataataaattatgctaaataaaacagtttggTTGTAATACTTGATAAGGATACTAACACAATATGACgcaacacaatacacaatataaCATCAATTCTAAGCATGTACGGTTACAAAATGACAGATCGACGGCAAAGTAGGGTACATCGGTTAAAATCGAACTGTATTGTTACATAAGAGTGGATTTGTTACTACGTTCAGGCAGAGGCACGCTTAGGTAGGCTATATAACTCACATTTGAAGCAGGTGAAGTTAGAATTATGGCGTTTCTTACTTACGAGTCGAGTAGGCTATAGAGGGATCCTATTAGGCAGATATACTCGGTTCGCCAAGGTTAAGGCAAACAACAGAATAAGATAGCATGCCCGTCATGTCCACCTGAAATACCTGACCGAGTGAATTGGAGGTCCAAGTGGTCACtgccacttccagcagcaactcagtatttcctggtggtctcccatccaaggactaaccaagcccacaccagcttagcttcagccatttggcaggagcagagtgcatggaggtgcATTTGGTGTTTCCGCCAAGAACAAAGAAGTTGCTAACACCTCAGCGTCCAGCTTTGACAAGTCTGGCGATCCAAAAGGGAAGTAGGAGATAGAACTGAatgatacagaaataaaacatcttATGCACTGAGCAAGAGGACTGCAATACATTTACAACTGCCCTACATACTAATCAGAGTGTAACATGCTTTAAATCCAAGCCAGGGTGGGCTGTACTTGTAGCTTGAAATTCCAACTCTCTATAAAACACTAGCTGATTTATAGATTCATGTTCTTAATGTTTTCGGCAGGTTGGACAAGAGGAAGATTATGATGGGGAaaagttattcatttattcatagcGACAATTTAAATCACATAGATCAATTTTATGTTTTAGTGAATGAGCTCTTTTTGAACAAGAAACAATTTGGAAAGGTCTGATGCAGGGAGGTCACCAGGATTTTCTTCTTAGGGTGGATGGGGGAGTCATAGACTCAGTAATGAGGGGCCACACGATTACCAACAGTCATATTAGCCAATGATAATACACTATTTTAGTTTGAAAAATAGGGGTGGCAGATTATATTAAAGAGGACACCTTTGGTCTGATACATGAAAAATGACCATGAGTGAACTGAAGTAGCCTATCTCTGTTTCTATGCTTTCATACTGTGTCCCAAATTAGCTATTTAATGTAACCCAAatgtaaagggaaaaaaaaaacagatttaggCTTAGTGATTACAAAGCAGTTTGCTATACATTGCCGTGTTATATTTGGCCTATATAGCTAAGAACatgaggattttaaaaaatgtgcaatgttATGGGTATCTTATTAAGACTGGTGGTGAGGTCAAACTCAGAACCTGAATCTACAAAGTGACCGAAATTACCTGAATTCACCGTGTACCTCGCCTCTAGACAGTGGCGTAACAGTAATTAGGCCTATGTTCATAGGCTACGGGCTACTGTGGCTGAGACCTGTCGATGTCGATAATGAGCATAACTGTGTGGAACCCTCTAATTCTGCTCACTGCGGCGTTACAATAGCGCAACCACAAGGTAGCATAAGCTAATAAAGTTCTGTCTAAACCATGTAAACTTCACTGAAAACAATGAAGTTAAGTCTACAACTTCTTTATTCATGCATAACGCAGTCTACACATCTAGCCTACTTTAACAATCACGCGTAAGAACTACCAGTGGGTGTACCATAACTGACACTCATCATCTACGCCTCGCGTAGATCCCGCCCACGGCACGGCAACATGCAACCAAAATTTAATCAAGCAAACGAAGTTCAGAGAGCATGATCAAAGGTTCTTGCTTTTTCAATAAATTGTTTATAATGCAAACAGTTTGCTATCAGTTAATTAAGCTATTATATTTAGTTTTgctttcaattaaatatttttgattataAGTGTAACTCAATAGGCTACTAAAATACCGATTAGAAAACGGATACACACCAAGAATTGTGGCGTATGTGTAACTGGAATCAACAAGGCCGAAATTAGGCTACATAGACACTATCATCCTGGagtcctttaaaaaataaaataaaaatgaaatctacAGCCTAGGCTACTGCAGCACATAGACTAGTTAGACCCAACGTTTAAATGCGGAGCCTACAAGCTCTAAAGTAGGCCTATGTCTACCTGGTTTTCATTGAACTATCTAAGCTTGTAGGCTCCTATTACTATTGTTTAGGCTATGTTACGCTGGCACTGAATATTATAATTGCCTATCAGCAACTGTAGTCTACAGCTTAGTCACGACTATGCAAACTATGCAAAGGGAAGCTAGAATATCGTGAAAATGTAACATGTTTACAGTCAAAAAAATCTCTAAGCAACTTTATTAGACTGAGTGTGGAATTTCGTCGGTAGGTCGCGGCGGTCTTGTATCGCTTCAACTCACCTGTTATTAACAAGCTGTCTAGATGGCAACTTCCCGTTTGAGAATATGATATAGATTACTAGCAGAGGACAAACTATAATACATCATTTCTAAATAAACTTAATTTACCTGCCTTGTTCTCCGTCCGCAGGACACGCGCCGTTCTTGCTGCATTTAAATCCACACCACGAGGTCTGGTCTACACGAGGTCTGGTCTACCCGAGGCCGGAAGGTGAACAATAACGCTTTCAAACTGGACCGCGAGCACCGTAGATGCATATTAAACTAGGGAGGATGTCCCTTTGCTATTCACTCCTCACCTCTTTTCCTGCgccccccccactaccactcgtcTCCGATCCGAAAatttcaaaagatgaatattAGACAATCGTATTTTAGCCTACTTCATGGTAGCCTATATACAAGATGAGACGGAAACACAGTCAATTCAACAGACCATATATGGTATTTAtatgatatttttgtataataacttgtatttaaaacaaaaaaacatgtaattgtCTAATTCCGCAATCTTCTGTtcataattttctatttttgaacAATAGCCtatcacacgtccacacaataaagccccgaGGTTAGGGGATTTATGGCAAccccttttaacatttaatagtcTGCCCGGGTTCACATTAGCCTACTGATATCTGTAATTAATTTATGACGAGTCAAAATGCTACtttaagatatctctaattagctacattttgactagtcaaaacgcTAATTTATGATATTTCTGATTACATTTTGACAAGTAAGATTCCGCCATTAAGTTCTATGGAACTCCAATTAAAGATATCTCAgattcagttttgactatctaAAACGTGAATTCTAGATATCTCCATTTAAAGTATGACTAGTTGTAACTCATATTCGAGATATCGCCACTTTAGTTCTGACGATtcataatttcaattaaagataTCTTTAATTCCTTGTTATTGAAGAAATCTAAATTATCTTTTTGATATCCGAAATTAAGAAGTGAAAATACTAGTGAAAATACAATATATCTTGAACAGGAGTTATGACTTGTCAAAACTAAAGTGGAGATATCTCGAATTTGAGTGCCTAGGCTAGGCCTACTACTCAAAAGTCCTTTTAAGATATCTACAAATAAGTTATGGACATCTTGAAATGAGACCGATCTTATTTTGGAGATATCATCGTTCTGACTAGTCGGAATACATTTTTAGATACCTTCGGTTatcattttgactagtcaaaatgcaGTTGTATATCGAAAACTGGCTCCTTGTAGGCTACGAATTTCCTCGTTCTACTAATGCAGCGACCGCAGAATCAGGCGTCATTGTCAGGGTTTTCAATGCTGCGACCCGTGCGAGAAATGAGCTGTTAACTTTACTGTCCGCAACAAGACGACTGTGTCGCTGTCGCCCCATCTCTTTCCACTTCGTGGCAGACGCCATAGCTCCTTTTTTTGTAGCCTACTTCAGAAAGTTACGAGATTATGTAACGAATGTAGCCACTTTTGTTCGGAAAATGGTTCTATTAATCTGTATCGGATCgtttaatgctttaaaaatgcatttagatgACGAATTAAGCATTAAAAGTTGGGGATGTCTTGAACAACTTagtatatgattttttttagaaaaactaCCATTTTCTCCTTGTAACAACTATGATAAGCAGCTCATTATGGTGAAGTACATTACATAGGCCTATGTAGTTTTTGAAGTTGATCCAAGATTGGCACCTCATGTGCCAGTGTGTATCTTTATCCGATTTCCGCTCTAGGTTCATATCCTCCTCCACAATTTGAGTCTTTTCTTTACTTCTGCAGTGAAATGTTTGATGacttttttaatcattttgtaTACGGTATACAAGTATACCAATTTAAGCGAGAGACTCGCCTGGGGGGTTGCTGTTCTCAGCCCTTCTTTGATGCTGCTAAAACATGTGAAACATAGACTAATTAATTGCATGACCACCTCTCGCCagacgcaggcaggcagacctGCTACACCATAtccaggggtgtagcacaaaattctgggtcctatacataagcagtctctgtgggcccccttattctcttgatccatgtctctcatgcatcattccaggcttttcgagggccctctCCCCATTCAGACCCTGGGTAGTCGGTCCCACTTTCCCCCCCACTAACACACCTCTGACCATGTCAGGCAACATGTGGAGGATGGTGCAGGGGCCCTCCCAGTTGCTGTCTAGCTTTGGCGACCGGCCTTTCTGACAGCAGGGTTTGTACACCCAGACTATGCCTCCTAGGCTACTAGGCTGGATCACCTTACCAGAGAAGTGCAGGTCATAGTTATGCTTCTACCGCACCCCTACACTGCTCATGTGCTCTTTGGCCAGCTGGTGGACATGGTCTGGGCCTGTCGTGATGGGCAGGTAAGCTTCACGGAGAACATACCAGCCACCAGACACTCTGCCACTAATGACACTTGTGAGTTAACCACTTTGTGAAGTAGTTCATGGCCACCGGCATGTTGTGGTTCCCCCTGGCAGTGACCGGAAACAGCCCCTCTCCATAAGCACcctgctgcactgctgctggAGCGGTACCCTCACCCTGTCCCCTGGCCCCTTCTTGGTACAGGTGGCGTACAAGCTGTAGTAGCTCTACATCCTTCCTGCACCAGTCCCAGTACAACTGCTGGTGGAGCCGGTGCAGAGTCTTTTTCACCCCATAGTGACCAGCCCCTGGTGTGCCGCGGGTGCACTGCAGCAGTCTCGACTGGAGGCACTGTGGCACCACAAGCTGCAGCTGGTCGACGCCTGTCCTGGGGTCCCACCACCTCCTGTACAGCAGGCTCTGGTGCAGGGCTAGGCTGTCCCACTGGCTCATTAACACCTTCACCTCTGTAGAGAAAGCAGACAAACAAGACACAACAGGCCCCCGCCCCTCCGGCACCCACTGTAGCACCAGACCCACTTCCAGgtcctctctctgtgcctgcTCACACTGTTCAGGCTGCATCTCAGTTCTAGAATGAAAGCAGCCCTGGTGGTCGCCGCACATCCTGGGACAGGTTCAGGCCTGGGGCCGTTCTCCTGCACTCTCCATCGGTCCTTCCTGTTTTCGGCATGCGTACAGTGCCAGCACCGCTCACTGGGGCAGGGGCAGAGGGACAGGCTGTCGCTGTTTCTGTGAGTTTTCTCTGTCCAGTGCACAAGAGTGAAGCTGAATTTATGTAACAGTAAAATCCATCAGCTATCTAATCTTCAGGCTCTTCGAAATTTAGCAGCATGGTCCGTATGGACCTTAAACGCATGGCCCTGCAGATACGGTTTGAAATGCTGAACTGCTGCCACTATGGCCAGTAGCTCCTGCCTGTTGACACAATAGTTGCACTCTTTTTTAAGCACCCGACTGAGGTACGCCACCACTTTCTCTCCGTCCCCTGTCAGCTGTGATTGCACCCCCCAATGCCT is from Anguilla anguilla isolate fAngAng1 chromosome 9, fAngAng1.pri, whole genome shotgun sequence and encodes:
- the LOC118235110 gene encoding uncharacterized protein LOC118235110 isoform X3, which gives rise to MQANSSITRGSGENGTSQHVTTVHQPQNRNTPDQSQDTFILNQTGKHGVMQGILGNSKSFGLLVGGNMSPGILNDACSGYTEVEQIFDYWMTGLDHVSNDKTGDAGQEFSHEVQKNLVGQEPPPVKQETKILTHTSKAGLSTQAGYCVRNPQWKCDSTEKENEKLEGSGLSGDPFVNRKGSLIGNACHQGNDKYYKHENLDLKDLPHSTPLENRRVFCASHIEMESRELKHKPQDIKGEDAFWSEGESLPQFDVWMESLKESDCQHTSNEDIKPDCLDSKELFKAMSAENDHSPQVHQHVSDKVARTDYLKKPICVSQIEIENKKIKCEPRDMEEGEVMLSEALGHIKNERQEVNKAERENIHKSGKRFVKTQIRLESSQMEIDHHFVRKQEKAVKPDSRNLEISPGLRNDLQNTFHVKHEREVNAECLGVKKEDPVWTVNSIKQEIYTDGRSDCRVSVDPIWASHSLQTQSKIANTDNICNDKKSFPKNVPECTKSVDFKAESYLKDEDPNWAFHCFSRSDTSHLKSPPPSNSQTSDEFQRPSNMIASDPQQEAPVPVQQIFPSGFSHQVRTAQDPSVQTATQISPMLNQKEVAQKQAAQQSFQYSQGEKCFSSHDTLKVPTIMHENDPYIVEQLKQLSFCRLCGEKQILHLQKGDVLNGKIVLTPKCSSSEKEFWKCCLCKRGFRTRGRIHLHQHVHLRKLSKPKIKCPKCKRKLNISDSLRKCSEVHIQGTVPCKSCVISSIKKECIQIAGYLNLLIANLNSSKNSI